The following are from one region of the Sciurus carolinensis chromosome 5, mSciCar1.2, whole genome shotgun sequence genome:
- the Itprip gene encoding inositol 1,4,5-trisphosphate receptor-interacting protein — protein MALGLFRVCLVVVTAIINHPLLFPRENATVPENEEEIIRKMQAHQEKLQLEQLRLEEEVARLTAEKEALEQAVEEGQQPPEAQAAWDLWTTLCMILFLIIEVWRQDHQDGPLPECPGGDEDELPGAGSAPLRGLALPSRATLDHFYERCIRGATADAARTREFVEGFVDDLLEALRSLCNRDTDMEVEDFIGVDSMYENWQVDRPLLCHLFVPFTPPEPYRFHPELWCSSRSVPLDRQGYGQIKVGRADGDPLGCICGKTKLGEDMLCLLHAKQSGAQACREMEDLLCAPESPYLDTMQVMKWFQTALTRAWHRIAHKYDFDLAFGQLDTPGSLKIKFRSGKFMPFNLIPVIQCDDSDLFFVSHLPREPSGGTPASSTDWLLSFAVYERHFLRMTSKGLPEGACHLSCLQIASFLLSKQSRLSGPSGLSTYHLKTALLHLLLSRKASDWKAAQLGSRLHELLCFLEKSLLEKKLHHFFVGNRKVPEAMGLPEAVRRAEPLNLFRPFVLQRGLYRRTVDAFYEMLKNAPALVSEYSLHVPSDQAGLPPKAVIL, from the coding sequence ATGGCCCTGGGTCTCTTCCGGGTGTGTCTGGTGGTAGTGACGGCCATCATCAACCACCCGCTGCTGTTCCCGCGGGAGAACGCCACCGTCCCGGAGAACGAGGAGGAGATCATCCGCAAGATGCAGGCCCACCAGGAGAAGCTGCAGCTGGAGCAGCTgcgcctggaggaggaggtggcgcGGCTGACAGCGGAGAAGGAGGCGCTGGAGCAGGCGGTGGAGGAGGGCCAGCAGCCGCCCGAGGCCCAGGCGGCCTGGGACCTCTGGACCACTCTCTGCATGATCCTCTTCCTGATCATCGAGGTGTGGCGGCAGGACCACCAAGACGGTCCCTTGCCTGAGTGCCCGGGCGGGGACGAGGATGAGCTGCCCGGGGCGGGGAGCGCCCCGCTGCggggcctggccctgcccagTAGGGCCACCCTGGACCACTTCTACGAGCGCTGCATCCGCGGTGCCACGGCCGACGCGGCGCGCACCCGGGAGTTCGTGGAGGGCTTCGTGGATGACCTGCTGGAAGCCCTGAGGAGCCTCTGCAACCGGGACACCGACATGGAGGTGGAGGACTTCATCGGAGTGGACAGCATGTACGAGAACTGGCAGGTGGACAGGCCGCTGCTGTGCCACCTCTTTGTGCCCTTCACGCCCCCGGAGCCCTACCGCTTccacccggagctctggtgcTCCAGCCGCTCGGTGCCCCTAGACCGCCAGGGCTACGGCCAGATCAAGGTGGGCCGGGCTGACGGGGACCCGCTGGGCTGCATCTGCGGCAAGACCAAGCTGGGGGAAGACATGCTGTGTCTGCTCCACGCCAAGCAGAGCGGGGCGCAGGCCTGCAGGGAGATGGAGGACCTGCTGTGTGCCCCAGAGTCCCCGTACCTGGACACCATGCAGGTCATGAAGTGGTTCCAGACAGCTCTCACCAGAGCCTGGCACCGCATTGCCCACAAGTACGACTTTGACCTTGCCTTTGGCCAGCTGGACACCCCTGGATCCCTCAAAATCAAGTTCCGCTCAGGCAAGTTCATGCCCTTCAACCTGATTCCTGTGATCCAGTGTGATGACTCAGACCTGTTCTTTGtctcccacctccccagggaGCCCTCTGGGGGGaccccagcctccagcactgACTGGCTCCTGTCCTTCGCGGTCTATGAGCGGCACTTCCTCAGGATGACATCGAAGGGGCTGCCCGAGGGTGCCTGCCACCTCAGCTGCTTGCAGATCGCCTCCTTCCTGCTCTCCAAGCAGAGCCGCCTGAGCGGCCCCAGCGGGCTCAGCACCTACCACCTGAAGACGGCCCTGCTGCACCTCCTGCTCTCCCGGAAGGCCTCCGACTGGAAGGCGGCGCAGCTGGGCTCACGCCTGCATGAgctgctctgcttcctggagaaGAGCCTGCTTGAGAAGAAGCTCCATCATTTCTTTGTGGGCAACCGCAAGGTCCCTGAGGCCATGGGACTGCCGGAGGCCGTTCGCAGGGCAGAACCTCTCAACCTCTTCCGGCCCTTCGTCCTGCAGCGCGGTCTCTACCGGAGGACAGTGGACGCCTTCTATGAGATGCTCAAGAATGCCCCTGCCCTGGTCAGTGAATATTCTCTACATGTCCCCTCCGACCAGGCCGGCCTGCCCCCAAAAGCCGTCATCTTGTAG